The DNA window GCTTCCTTAGAGTGGAAGCAGCTCTGTTGTGTCAGAAAGATGAGGAATGTGGTGACCTCACCTATCCATCTCCCTCAGGGCAGCTTTTGGTAAGAGTTGTGTTTGGTGTTTGAGATTGTTTTCAATCCCTGAAATCTCGAAGGAATAGGGGGACTGTGTTCTTGGTCCATTACCATTTCCTCAAGCAGGAAGCTGTGAATATCCGTATCAAGGCAGGGGATGtcggctgggcccggtggctcatacctataatctgagcactttgggaggctgaggtgggtggatcacttgaggccaggagttcaagaccagcctgggcaacatggtaaaaccctgtctctactaaaaatacaaaaattagccaggcatggtggcgcatgcctgtgatcccagctacttgggaggctaaggcatgagaatggcttgaatccaggaggcggaggttgcagtgagccgagatcgtgccaccacactccagcctgggcaacagagcaagactccttctcaaaaaaataacaagtcAGTAGATGTCCTCTTTCCTCATTCCTTTCAGGGGTGCGCATTTTTCACCATTCCCCAGTCACATCTTTCACTAGCATTGGATTGATGACATTTCCCACAGCACCCAGTCTTCCAGGCTCACTGGGGTAAGCCCCAGCCCTCTGTACTCCAGTTGCTGTGAACATTGAGGAAAAGACCATCCAAGTGTGAGAACACGGCCAAGGCTGAGCTGATGAGGTGTTTTAAGGGGAGAGGGGACTCGGAGTCCCAGGTTCCAGACAAGGGGCTGGTACTTGCTAGATCTGTATTGGAAGTTTCACAGCTGAAGTGAGGAGTTGATACTGGGCAGGTTGAAGATGTGGAGCCCAACGTCAGGAGCCAGAAGTAACCAGAGGGGCCCTGGACCAAGATGCAAAACGGAAGCAGTAACCAAGCAAGAGGGGAGGCCTGCAGCAGGGTACTTGCAGTGCAGTTAGGGTGGACCAGGAAACACAGTGATTCCGGCATGGTGGTCCTGCCCGTGGCCTCCTATACAAGCTCCAGTGTGCCTCAGAAGTTGAGggttgaggccgggtgtggtggttcacacctgtaatcccagcactttgggaggccaaggcaggcagatcaccgaggtcaggagtttgagaccagcctggccaacagggtgaaaccctgtgtctcgtaaaagtacagaaattagctgggcatggaggtgggcgcctgtagtcccagctgcttgggaggccgaggcaggagaattgcttgaacccaggatgcagaggctgcagtgagccaagattggcactccagcctgggcaagagtgagactccatctcaaaaaagaagttGAGGACTGAGTGTAAAAGGACATTAACGCAATAGGCAGTGAGGACAGGGAGCAGCCAATTCTCAAATGGTCACTTTCAGATACCGAGTGCATTTCAGTCTTGGTAGTACTGCGTAATGTCATTTCAGTCAGCAAGATGGCCTTCCATTCTTGTGATAAATGCAGAAGTCTTATTTTAGGATCCTAGCTGCTTCGTCACGTCATTAGAGCTCCTAGTACTTGCAGGGGTGATGTGTGTGGGCCTGGGATTGAGTGGTCAGTGATGCCTCAGGCTTTCCCTAAACTGAAGGAGGTGACAAGATGAATGGCCACAGTTCATCCTTGGAGCTCTTGTTTACTGTCTCTCTTTAGAGCCCTGCGCTGGGTTACGCCTCAGATGCTGTGTGTCCCTGTTAATGAAGACATCCCAGAAGTGTCTGATATGGTGGTGAAGGCGATCACAGGTCAGTGAAACCAAGAGCCTTTTTATTGGGATGTTTTCCCCTTAAGGTGTTAATATTAATCATacatttgtaaaatgcagattgtCGAAGGTACATTGGAATGTAGTAAAAGTGATTGTAAGATTGTTAGTTTTATGAATTTGATGGCATTCAGAAGAGCGGTTAACTCTTTTACCCCTTTATTTTCAGGGATTATGGTCTCGTTTCTTGGGCATTAAACTAAACTAAGGTCAAATGCAgatagaataaatttttttttctttttttgtacttctttttttatgtagtttttattcagcTGACTGTTCCCATGATAGAATAAATTTCTTAAGATTCAGTTgcatttatatattctaaataatttCGGATAGAGGAAGGGAACTGGTAAGGCAAGGTAGTCCCCACACTGGAGTAACATAGTAAAATGATGCCTCTGACTGGTTGTTAGAGAAGCACTGtgagttatttttctgtttcatcagGAAATAAATGAAGTGCCCCAAATTGATGTGGCACTGCCGTTCTAGACAGGTCCAGCCTCCTAATAAGGTTTGTTTCTCATTCATGGGAATGACCCAGCAAGAGTGCAacacaaacatttaaattaaaaaaaaaaatcttaacgaAGGCATGTTCAACTTTGGCCAGTGTCTCCTTTATTAGAAAGAGGCCTTGGAAAGGCTTGTTCACGTAGACATTGTTAATGAAATTCTACTGGAAAGGAAGTAGGTCAACTGATAGTAGTAGTGTTGGAAGCTGGCCATCGAGTAGGCTCCTTTTGTTACAGGAACCAGAGACTCACTGAAGCTACAGAAGAAATGGAGGGTTGCTTAAGGTATTATCAGGGTTATAAAGGAGGCGATGTCTTTCAGGACCCTAGCCCCAAGGGTCCTCCAGGGAGTGGGCTATCTTACTGCCTCTACAACGGCAAGAGGGTCTGCTCCAGGCATTCTCTGCTGATGTGATTCTTCCACTTTCTTGGGTTCTGCTTCTCTTTGTGTGTCTTCACATGTCAACTCCCGTTTTTAAGTAAATTACTGGTTTCTGTAATTTCCTGTGCAAGTTCTGAAGGTAGAATCCAAGTGGCCCAGGTCAatactattgtttttttttcttgcaagctTTTCTGCTAGGCTATGGCATAGGTCATGACTACTCCACCCCCTGTACCTTTTGCTTGGGGAACCTCATAAGAGGTTGAAGGTGGAGGCCTTCTAAAAGCCTGAATATGGACCTGGGACTTGTGTTTTTCCTGACTCTTACtagaaagttcaagatcagctggTTTACAGTTAGAGTGTTCCATGGGAGTTTTGTCCAAGCCAACATAGCCTTTACGGCCTGTTGCTGATAGGGAAGTCCCCGGCCTTCCTGGCGTCTTTCACCCAGGTAGGGCATGGTTCATTGGGGCGACAGCTGGTAGCGAGTGTTTGTGTGACCCATCAGTGGTGAAAGTAGAGGTGGGTGGCCCAAGGGATCAGGGAAGCATAGCTGTGTTCCACGAATAGTGGGACTCAATAGGAGAGGCTGCCCGTTAAGTTACACAGTGTGGGTCACGTTCTTCTAGGGCAGGAGGCTCATGTTCTGGGCTGACAAGTAACAAATATGAGGTCTGTTGAAGAGAACTGCATAAAATTTTGAGAGTCATCAAGTCCTCTGCCCTGAGGTCGAACACTCTTCAGGACTTCTGAAAGGAAGAGTGTGTCATCCCAGAAAGGGGACCAGAGAGTCCATCATCAGCTCCTCTTAGCTCCAAGAGTTTAGGACAAGGAGAGGGTCAGGGCCTGTGGCTGATGGTGGAAGTTtccccttctttctgttttgtttaatttttaatttttatgtgtacataataggtgtatatatttatgagttcCATGAGCTATTTTGATCCAGGCAGATAATGAGTGGTAATTACCTTAGGGGAAATGGGGTTCATCCTCTGAAGCATTTAGCTTTTATGTTACAGACAATCCTGTTATATTctcttaattactttttaatgtacaattaaattactttTGACTATAGTTCCCCTGTCGtactagcaaatactaggtcttattcattctttctaacttttcaGGTACCCCTTGGCCATCCCCACTATCCCCCATGCCCcgcactacccttcccagcctctagtaaccatccttctggTAAAACATccttcaattgttttcattttttgactctcaccaatgagtgagaacatgtgatggttgtctttctgtgcctggcttatttcacttaacataatatcctcctgtttcatccatgttgttgcaaatgactggatcctATTCTTTgatatggctgaatagtactccactgtgtatgtgtgccacgttttctttatccattcatctgttgacagacactCTTTCCCATTTGGCTCTGCCTGCATGACTTCTGTGTGGCTATGGGGGCAGTGGTTCTTAGCCAGGCACCAGTGATCCCCCAAAGACATTGGACAACATCTggagacttatttatttatttatttagttagttatttttgagacaggatctctctgtcacccaggctggagtgcagtggcacgatcatggctcactgcagccttgacctcacaggctcaagcgatccttctgcctcagcctcctggtagctgagaccacaggcatgtgccaccacacccagctaatttttgttcacattctgtagagacagagtttcatcatgttgccttggctgttcttgaactcctagactcaccTCCGtgttacgggtgtgagccactgagccaggcctggagacattttaaaatgtcacagcTGTGGGAGTACTATTAAcacctagtgggtagaggccaaggattCTACTAAACATTCTGTGATGAACAGGATGAttccctacaacaaagaattattcaacCCCAAATGTCAGGAGTGTCCATGTTGAGAAGCCATGACCTGGAGGTATAGCCTTTGTTTTCACAACTCCATTAAAGATAAGCCTGGACACCTGGATCCAGCAGAGATGGAGCGCACACTCAGCACTGTGTTTCCTATTCATGAGAAGGCAGAGCCCTGGGAGAAGACATAGAGCAATTATGCAGGGCTCTGAAGAGTAAATCACAGCAGGCAGGCTGGGGAGGGAAATTATTAGACAGTAGTGAGTTTCCTGTGTGTTGCTTTCTTCTTGCATATCTCCTAGTTGAGACTTTGAAGCAGTGCAAATCATGGAATCACACACCAGGATGGGAATCCAGAGTTCCACGAAGACTTCCTTCAGGCCAGAGGATGCTAGGAAGGGGTCTCTGCAGGATGAAGCATGTGGAAGAGATCCCTGGGggtgtttgtctttctttattctccttttccttcccttctctccctttttccaccccagccctgccttACGGCAACAGCAGCCACACACACATCCAGATAAAACATAATTCACTTTTTACTCGCTTTCAAAATGTCAACAGTAAAGATGAACAGGATGCAAGATGAAAgaacattgaaaaataaagattaacaaGAAAGTAgtttaaataaaagagagaaaaaaaatcaccaataaaAGGTAGAAGGCTAAAGATAAATGAAGGTAGtaaaaatggctttaaaaaatctTACCCAATCTTACCCAATTCTTACTTAGAATAAGATCCATataagtagaaaaagaaacaatgtaaaaaaaatagatcaatgtAACAATAATTATAACCCAGAATTAAAGGATTAAAGGAagcaaacaaaacagcaaaaattaTGTAATTCAGACAGTAGCCTTATAAGTAAAGGGAATAAAAGCActcaaaagttaaaataatgcCTGTGCACTGCCTAGCACATCTGTCCCCCACATGTTGTCTTTCATGGCAGATGGGCCTAGAAGGGTTCCCCAGGAAGCTGACCTCAGGGATGATCTAAGAGCTCAAAGAACCCTTTGGTATACCCCACCGCCTGGCCTGAGTCTGAAACGTTTATTCCTGCTAGTGGCAAGAATTTGGTGTAAAATTAAGCTGCCTTGGCTTTTTTGTGATGTCCCAAGTTGCTGGCCGCTGTGCAATCCCTGAGGCATGCTGCCTCTCCAGCAGTGCTGTCACCACATGCTTCAGCACCTTTTGCTGTCCCCCAGGCTTGTTGGAAAAGGGTGGGCATTCATGAGAGCCCACTGCTTGGACTTAGTGGTAGTCGTGGGTAGTGAAATTTTTCCCTAGGAgaagtaaaatgttattttgagaTTAAATTTATTCCCTTGCTTGATCCCCTCTGCCAATCAGCATGTGTGAATGTTGTGATTTCTGTAGTTAGTGGAGATCTAAGTGCTGGAGAGTTTGGCCACTGTAGTGTGTTGGCCAACCGAAGTGTGTTGGATTCCagtagctggatttttttttttttttttttttttttaaacaagattttgctctgttgcccaggctggagtgctgtggtgtgatcgtagctcactgcagcctcaacctcttggcctcaagccatccttctgcctcagcctttcgagtagttggggctataggcacacaccaccacacccggctaatttttgtattctcacATCCAATACAAAGATGCTTTGCGTAGTAGCCACATTTCTAAAAAGCAGTATGCAAATTGGGACTGTcgaaaacattctaaaatgtaACAGAGGCACAGAAGCAGTAAAAAGACTCTTCATCAGACAACTTCTTCCTTCTCCATGGAGCTCAGAGGCAGCTTACATTGTGATTAGAAGTGTgggcctggccaggcacagtggctcacgcctgtaatcccagcactttgggaggccaaggtgggtggatcacctgaggttaagagttcgagaccagcctggccaacatgacgaaaccccgtctctactaaaaatacaaaaagtagctgggcgtggtggcgggcatctgtaatctcagctactttaaaggctgaggcaggagaatcgcttgaagccaggaggcggaggttgcagtgagcagagataacaccactgcactccagcctgggtaacaaagagtgaaactcagtctcaaaaaaaaaaaaaaaaaagtgtgggctTTACAGTCAGGTAGACATGGTAAGAGTATCCATTGCATAATCTGAGGATTAGAGAAATGTGCTTGTAGGGCACACTGTAGTAGCTGGCTCTTGGTTCTGTTTTCTGTGAGTATGAGATGATATTTACTAAGTCATTTATACACTAAGTTAACTGCTGGAAAAGGGGTTAGTGAGGATTCCTTCATAACTTTAGAGATGAAACATGATTTTCCTATTGCTTCTTTTTTGTGATTCTTTTCTCTTGGGAAATATTGTCTTTTCTGCTTTGTAGATATCATTGAAATGGATTCCAAGCGTGTGCCTCGAGACAAGTTGGCCTGCATCACCAAGTGCAGCAAGCACATCTTCAATGCCATCAAGATCACCAAGAACGAGCCGGCGTCAGCGGATGACTTCCTCCCCACCCTCATCTACATTGTTTTGAAGGGCAACCCCCCACGCCTTCAGTCTAATATCCAGTATATCACGCGCTTCTGCAATCCAAGCCGACTGATGACTGGAGAGGATGGCTACTATTTCACCAATCTGGTGAGTAAGTGAGTTCTTGGCGTTGTGGAGAAGGGACTAGGAAGGTGTTGGTTTTGGGGATGTGACAGGTCACTCAGGCCCATGACAggtgaatgcttctgtgtgagAAGGCAGCATGGCTGAGGAAGCTCACTTTGCATCAGGGAGCACAAGGACCAGGCCGTACAGACACTCCGCCTCTCAGCACTTGATCAGAGATTGTGTTCATCCTACGGAAACAGATGACATGTGTTGGGCATCACTCCCCACGGTCCTGGGTAGAAGAGTCCTTCACTTGGCTGGGCTTTTTCAACCATGAATAAGGCAAATTATATATAAGTTAATAAGgctgaatatttgtcccctcattcattcattcacccattcattcattcattcattcattctactacagggtctcactctgtcacccaggctggagtgcagtggtacaatcgtagctcactgcagccttgaccttctgggctcaagcaatcctctcacctcagcctgctgtgaagctggtaccacaggcatgtaccatcacaccgggccaatttttttttttttgagagatggggtctcgctatgttgcccaggctcgtctcatactcctggacccaagcagtcctcccacctcgacctccctaAGAGTtggaactgcaggcatgagccaccactcctgacctgaattcttcctttttcttcctactAAACTCTGCTTATTTGCTTTAGAGGGAATGTACTGTGAAGCTAATGAATTTGGAGCCTTGGGGCAGCTTATGGACTTGGTTTTCTGTGTTGAGAGCCTGGGAACtaagaggtggggaggggaagccAGGATGCATTGGGAGTATTTCTGATAAATTGCCAAAAAAGTCTCAAAACAGGTACGTGAATCTCTGAGACTCTAAAAATATGTCatgatttatttctaggttctatGTATGTATTCACATTTATACCTACTTTTGTATTTgtcactttttttcattttcctgtaaGTAGGTTCCCAAAATTGTATAAGCTTCAGGTTCCTCCAAACTTGGACCTGCCCCCATCACTCATCACCCTCCACCATTGTGTTCAGCTACGTGTTACTGTGGTCACCAGCATCTCGGGAGTGTGATGTGCAGGTGGAGGGACTTGGGAATGCTCTTGATCAGAATgatgcttttatctttattcacACTGTTTTCCGTCCTCCCAGGCACATGGTGGTTTAATCTGTAGTGCTGAAAAAAGTTTAAGTGGCCCATACAGAATGAGATTAGAAGTactcatatatcttttttttttttttttttttttttgagatggagtctccctctgtcacccaggctggaatgcagtggtgtgatctcagctcactgcaacctccgtctcctgggttcaagtgattctcatacctcagcctcccaagtagctgggattacagatgtgtgttaccacgcccagctaatgtttgtatttttagtaaagatggggtttcaccttgttggccaggctggtctcaaactcctggccccaagcaatccacccacctcagtttcccacagtgttgggattacaggcatgagccactgcacctggcctcatatttcttaatataaatgAAACATACACTTGCCTACGAGGGAAGATCCTTTTGGATTCAGCTCTTTATCCAAAGTGGGTCAGACAACCTGGAAGTTCCTGAGAAGTGTGAAGGTGGAGACATGGCAGGTATTGAGAGAAGTGGAGGAGGACCAGGACGTGTTCGAGCGTAGCCACGGTCACTGACAGTAGAGGTGGCTGGCTCGCACACACTCAGCAGCTTCTAGTGCCCTTGGCCTGCAGCCTTAAGTACATTTGTGCCTTCTCTCTTCGTCCTCTTCTTGCCTGACGCAGAGTCTGTCTCCTACACCCACTGCTGCAATGAAACTGCTCTGGCAAAAGTAGAAAGTTTCTAGCTGCCAAACCCCATGGGCACTCATAGTCTCCATCTTCCTTCGCTTCTCATAGCACTCTCCATGAGTCCTTTGTTCTGCAACTTCTGTTGTTCCTTGGCTTCCACAATTCCACTACTTCCTTGTCTCTTTATGTAAAGTCTGTGTCTTCTACTTCCACCTTGAATTGTGTCATTCCATGGGACTCCATCTCTCTTCCTGCACCATCTTCTCTGTCACAGAGCTGTCACTCACTGTGCAGTGACGACCCGCAACTCTGTGTCACCTGTCTTGACCTCACACTTGTATTGCACCTCAAATATAATTTGTTCAGAGCTACTGCCCCTTCAGATGTTTCTTTGCCAGTATTCTCTATTCCTTTTAGTGGCAATGCCATGTCTCCATTCACCTAAGTGAGGAGTTAGAATCACCTCCTCTTTTCAGGTCACGGAGGGGCCACAGCAACTCCACACACACCATGAGCCAGATGGCGTTCCATTGTCCTCAGATgaatcagatttttctttttctttattccttttttctagagatgaggtttctacctcgactgtttcccaggctggtctgaactcctggtctcaagcaatcctcccacctcggcctcccaaagtgctaggattacaagcatgagccaacatgcccggctcaGATGTCTGTTGAATTGGGCATTTGTAGTGGCATTTCTGTACTAATAATTGCTACCATGTATTCATTGCTCATTGCAGGCCTCTCAGAAGCACGTGACATGTGTTATGTTGTTCAATTCTCACAATAAATCTAGGTGGTATTTCCCCCCATTTACAGGTACAGAAACctcagagagcttaagtaactttcccaaggtcactcaCTTCGTTGTTGTTAAGTGAAAGGGGTGACAGTGAACTCAGGTTCTGTCACTTCAgagttgttcctttttttttttttttacccctgagacagagtcttgctctgtcacccaggctggagtgcagtggcgtgatcttggctcactgcaacctccgcctcccgggttcaagcaattctgcctcagcctcccaggtagctgggattacaggcgcccacaactgcgcccacctaatttttgtgtttttagtagagatgaggtttcaccatgttggccaggctggtctcaaactcctgacctcatgatccacatgtcccagcctccccaagtgctgggattacaggcttgagccaccgggcctggtcTGGAGCTGTTCTTTTAACCACTTgatgttaaaatattcatttgaGTATCAGAGGTCTGTGTGCCACACCTACTTGGGGACTGTATCCTCAGTGGGGATAGCAGGTCTGGGAAGACTCAGACAGAATGGCTTCATGGTGCACCTGGGGAGGCTGCACCCATACATTGGCCCCGGAGCTCCTGGGAGCGTATAGGAAGCACGACTGGGGGTAGGAGTAGGTAATTTTTGAGACTGAAATACACGGAAGTTCAtgagtttgttttgtttactttagcttctattttaaattctctgtgaTCAAAAGATTTTTACAAATCGATTCAAGTATGTGTAGCTTTCCTAATATGACTGTATTAACGTCCTCTTGTAGTGCTGTGCTGTGGCTTTCATTGAGAAGCTGGACGCCCAGTCTTTGAATTTAAGTCAGGAGGATTTTGATCGCTACATGTCTGGCCAGACCTCTCCCAGGAAGCAAGAAGCTGAGAGTTGGTCTCCTGATGCTTGCTTAGGTGTCAAGCAAATGTATAAGAACTTGGATCTCCTGTCTCAGTTGAATGAACGACAGGAAAGGATCATGAGTGAAGccaagaaactggaaaaagatCTCATAGATTGGACAGATGGAATTGCAAGAGAAGTTCAAGACATTGTTGAGAAATACCCGCTGGAAATTAAGCCTCCGAATCAACCGTTAGCAGCTATTGACTCTGAAAACATTGAAAATGATAAACTTCCTCCACCACTGCAACCTCAAGTTTATGCAGGATGATCACAATTTACGTGGAGTATTTATTTGAGCCTAAATTGTAGGTAGCCCTTACTACACTCAACTGATTGGGATCTAGAATGTAACTAAATTGCTTATAAATGtcagaacatttttaaaggtaCAGTATATggggattgttttgtttttcctagtaGGGGAAACTTAGTTAATAATAAAGTACTATTTATTTGAGTTACTGATACAGATTCATTTAAGGCTTGTGTGCAAATTTTGTCTCAATCTTTTTTCCCCTCCATGATTTTCCTATGTGCTTCCTCTGGcattcactgtggttttggtaAATAATTGCCTTTTAAAGGATAAAACGAATGCTACAAAGTGTATGTTCAAGAAAATTAAATGGTACCACTCTTCCACagtttggaataattttataattgtaaagagaaattatattgataagtaaatatgtaaaattgtaaatatgttaaaaaaaaaaaagaatggtgtcTGCTGTGCATGgcattttatatgttaattttttagtttaaaatgaaGTACATTGAATGTTTGCCTTTAGCACCATTTTATTTGGTTTGTCCCACTAAAATGACTCGAGAAGTGTTTAGACAAACTCCCCTTAAGATGTGCACTCCATCTTTAAGAACGTGTTAGCCTTAACTTTGAGGTTCTATATAGTCAGAGACTATGACACCACTAAGGTTCAGAATAAATTTTAGGCCACATAAAATTGCTGTTTAATGTAGTTGATGGAAGACTTTAAACCATGCTTCTAGCTTATTTttccctcattcattcagcaaatctcTATTGGGTTCTTCAGTGAGAAGGAGCAGGCACTGGGCCTGGAATGGAAGGCGGGAATGAACGGGCCTCTAATGGTGAGAGGTGACGGGGTCCCTCAGCTGTGACATACAGGGGGCGCCTTGCAGCCTCCATAATATACATTTGACTTTACAACAGTCCAGACATGTTTTCTGAACCTCTTTCAGGACATTTCAACCTCAGGACTATTCACATTAATGGCCTGAGAGGTGTTTGTTGTGGGGCCACCCTGTGCATGGTAGAATGTTCAGCAGCATTCCTGCCATCCATACCCATTAGGCGCCAGTAGCACCCCCCAGAGTTGTGAAAAATTCTCTCCAGACATAGTCAGATGTCT is part of the Nomascus leucogenys isolate Asia chromosome 17, Asia_NLE_v1, whole genome shotgun sequence genome and encodes:
- the RABGEF1 gene encoding rab5 GDP/GTP exchange factor isoform X1 — translated: MSLKSERRGIHVDQSDLLCKKGCGYYGNPAWQGFCSKCWREEYHKARQKQIQEDWELAERLQREEEEAFASSQSSQGAQSLTFSKFEEKKTNEKTRKVTTVKKFFSASSRVGSKKAEIQEAKAPSPSINRQTSIETDRVSKEFIEFLKTFHKTGQEIYKQTKLFLEGMHYKRDLSIEEQSECAQDFYHNVAERMQTRGKVPPERVEKIMDQIEKYIMTRLYKHVFCPETTDDEKKDLAIQKRIRALRWVTPQMLCVPVNEDIPEVSDMVVKAITDIIEMDSKRVPRDKLACITKCSKHIFNAIKITKNEPASADDFLPTLIYIVLKGNPPRLQSNIQYITRFCNPSRLMTGEDGYYFTNLCCAVAFIEKLDAQSLNLSQEDFDRYMSGQTSPRKQEAESWSPDACLGVKQMYKNLDLLSQLNERQERIMSEAKKLEKDLIDWTDGIAREVQDIVEKYPLEIKPPNQPLAAIDSENIENDKLPPPLQPQVYAG
- the RABGEF1 gene encoding rab5 GDP/GTP exchange factor isoform X2, encoding MSLKSERRGIHVDQSDLLCKKGCGYYGNPAWQGFCSKCWREEYHKARQKQIQEDWELAERLQREEEEAFASSQSSQGAQSLTFSKFEEKKTNEKTRKVTTVKKFFSASSRVGSKKEIQEAKAPSPSINRQTSIETDRVSKEFIEFLKTFHKTGQEIYKQTKLFLEGMHYKRDLSIEEQSECAQDFYHNVAERMQTRGKVPPERVEKIMDQIEKYIMTRLYKHVFCPETTDDEKKDLAIQKRIRALRWVTPQMLCVPVNEDIPEVSDMVVKAITDIIEMDSKRVPRDKLACITKCSKHIFNAIKITKNEPASADDFLPTLIYIVLKGNPPRLQSNIQYITRFCNPSRLMTGEDGYYFTNLCCAVAFIEKLDAQSLNLSQEDFDRYMSGQTSPRKQEAESWSPDACLGVKQMYKNLDLLSQLNERQERIMSEAKKLEKDLIDWTDGIAREVQDIVEKYPLEIKPPNQPLAAIDSENIENDKLPPPLQPQVYAG
- the RABGEF1 gene encoding rab5 GDP/GTP exchange factor isoform X3, which encodes MQTRGKVPPERVEKIMDQIEKYIMTRLYKHVFCPETTDDEKKDLAIQKRIRALRWVTPQMLCVPVNEDIPEVSDMVVKAITDIIEMDSKRVPRDKLACITKCSKHIFNAIKITKNEPASADDFLPTLIYIVLKGNPPRLQSNIQYITRFCNPSRLMTGEDGYYFTNLCCAVAFIEKLDAQSLNLSQEDFDRYMSGQTSPRKQEAESWSPDACLGVKQMYKNLDLLSQLNERQERIMSEAKKLEKDLIDWTDGIAREVQDIVEKYPLEIKPPNQPLAAIDSENIENDKLPPPLQPQVYAG